A genomic region of Micromonospora sp. NBRC 110009 contains the following coding sequences:
- a CDS encoding Sec-independent protein translocase family protein, giving the protein MFENLNWWEIGALLLLALLIFGDRLPAVINDGLRMVRNLRSMARNATGDLSRELGTDIQLEDLHPKAFIRKHLLSEEDEQAIRKPLQGMYDNLRSEVTGVHDELKDVAKAADVRTNGTRPATATGGSIPAPAPRPSYDDAT; this is encoded by the coding sequence GTGTTCGAGAACCTGAACTGGTGGGAGATCGGCGCCCTGCTGCTGCTGGCGCTGCTGATCTTCGGTGACCGGCTGCCCGCCGTGATCAACGATGGGCTACGGATGGTCCGCAACCTGCGGAGCATGGCCCGGAACGCCACCGGCGACCTGAGCCGCGAGCTGGGCACCGACATCCAGCTGGAGGACCTGCACCCGAAGGCCTTCATCCGGAAGCACCTGCTCAGCGAGGAGGACGAGCAGGCCATCCGGAAGCCGCTGCAGGGCATGTACGACAACCTGCGCTCCGAAGTCACCGGCGTGCACGACGAGCTGAAGGACGTGGCCAAGGCGGCCGACGTGCGCACCAACGGCACCCGCCCGGCCACCGCCACCGGCGGCTCCATCCCGGCCCCGGCCCCCCGCCCCAGCTACGACGACGCCACCTGA
- a CDS encoding S1C family serine protease produces MGGTDVTDGWDWRQPGGTPAPAGRPVPGSPPQGAGGGSSPWWSDALADPWRDPYAPAAVVVPAVPADAGGEPEPVTDPDAPHRPGFRQVVLISLITALLAGSLGSALTYALVRGGGAVPTLGAQSGQAPALAQRKPESLAGVAEKVLPSVVTVRVASLGGTSEGSGFVVSADGHIVTNDHVVSGGPGKATVIFNDGSTAPGTVVGQDPESDIAVIKVARTGLKPVEFGDSDALAVGDPVLAIGSPLSLANTVTAGIVSALDRTMQAGEPGGPTRYYAAIQTDAAVNHGNSGGPLVDSAGRVVGVNSTIKSLVADGQEAGNIGLAFAIPINQAKRVTEDIIGTGRARRTVIGAQVGGTGVTGGGVRLNAVEPAGPAAAAGLRTGDVVLRLDGHPLTDPTDLVALVRKYAPGSVVAVEYRRGSSRQNASVTLAADAK; encoded by the coding sequence CTGGGAGGCACCGACGTGACCGACGGCTGGGACTGGCGCCAGCCCGGCGGGACCCCGGCACCGGCGGGACGGCCGGTGCCCGGAAGCCCGCCGCAGGGCGCCGGGGGCGGCAGCTCGCCCTGGTGGTCCGACGCGCTGGCCGACCCGTGGCGCGACCCGTACGCTCCCGCGGCGGTGGTGGTGCCCGCAGTCCCGGCCGACGCCGGGGGCGAACCGGAGCCGGTCACCGACCCGGACGCGCCGCACCGGCCGGGATTCCGGCAGGTGGTGCTGATCTCGCTGATCACCGCCCTGCTCGCCGGCTCGCTCGGCAGCGCCCTGACGTACGCCCTGGTGCGCGGCGGAGGCGCGGTCCCCACCCTGGGCGCGCAGTCCGGTCAGGCCCCGGCGCTCGCCCAGCGCAAGCCGGAGTCGCTGGCCGGCGTCGCCGAGAAGGTACTGCCCAGCGTGGTGACCGTCCGGGTGGCCAGCCTCGGCGGCACCAGCGAGGGTTCCGGCTTCGTGGTCAGCGCCGACGGGCACATCGTCACGAACGACCACGTGGTCTCCGGCGGCCCCGGCAAGGCCACCGTGATCTTCAACGACGGCAGCACCGCGCCGGGCACCGTGGTGGGGCAGGACCCGGAGTCGGACATCGCGGTGATCAAGGTGGCGCGCACCGGGCTGAAGCCGGTGGAGTTCGGCGACTCCGACGCGCTCGCCGTGGGCGACCCGGTGCTCGCCATCGGCTCGCCGCTCTCCCTGGCGAACACCGTCACGGCCGGCATCGTGAGCGCCCTGGACCGCACCATGCAGGCCGGTGAGCCGGGCGGCCCGACGCGCTACTACGCGGCGATCCAGACCGATGCGGCGGTCAACCACGGCAACTCCGGCGGCCCGCTGGTCGACTCCGCCGGCCGGGTGGTCGGGGTGAACTCGACGATCAAGTCGCTGGTCGCCGACGGCCAGGAGGCGGGCAACATCGGGCTCGCCTTCGCCATCCCGATCAACCAGGCGAAGCGGGTCACCGAGGACATCATCGGCACCGGCAGGGCCCGGCGTACGGTGATCGGCGCCCAGGTGGGCGGCACCGGCGTGACCGGCGGGGGCGTCCGCCTCAACGCCGTCGAGCCGGCCGGGCCGGCGGCGGCCGCCGGGCTGCGTACGGGGGACGTGGTGCTCCGGCTGGACGGGCACCCGCTGACCGACCCGACCGACCTGGTGGCCCTGGTGCGCAAGTACGCCCCGGGTTCGGTGGTGGCGGTGGAGTACCGGCGCGGGTCGAGCCGGCAGAACGCCTCCGTGACGCTCGCCGCAGACGCGAAGTGA
- a CDS encoding O-methyltransferase, producing the protein MRTARSLALEVGVDAVTPGAGAALRLLAAAGNARAVVEIGTGTGVSGVWLLRGMRPDGVLTTIDVEVEHQRIARRIFLEAGFPAGRTRIITGRALDVLPRLADGAYDLVFVDAETAGFTACVDAALRLLRPGGVLALNGALAGGRIGDPAARDVETVTVRETIKAIRESEHWTPALLPVGHGLLAAVKG; encoded by the coding sequence CTGCGGACCGCCCGCAGCCTCGCCCTGGAGGTGGGCGTGGACGCCGTCACGCCGGGGGCCGGGGCGGCCCTGCGGCTGCTCGCCGCCGCCGGCAACGCCCGGGCGGTGGTGGAGATCGGCACCGGCACCGGGGTCAGCGGCGTGTGGCTGCTGCGCGGGATGCGCCCGGACGGAGTGCTCACCACCATCGACGTGGAGGTGGAGCACCAGCGGATCGCCCGGCGGATCTTCCTGGAGGCGGGCTTCCCGGCGGGGCGTACCCGGATCATCACGGGCCGGGCCCTCGACGTGCTGCCGCGGCTCGCGGACGGCGCCTACGACCTGGTCTTCGTCGACGCCGAGACGGCCGGCTTCACCGCCTGCGTGGACGCCGCGCTGCGGCTACTGCGGCCGGGCGGGGTGCTCGCCCTCAACGGCGCCCTGGCTGGCGGCCGGATCGGCGACCCGGCCGCCCGGGACGTGGAGACGGTCACGGTGCGGGAGACGATCAAGGCGATCCGGGAGTCGGAGCACTGGACCCCCGCGCTGCTGCCGGTCGGGCACGGCCTGCTCGCCGCGGTGAAGGGCTGA
- a CDS encoding leucyl aminopeptidase family protein, translated as MLAIRLVTGPERPDTLVLPVRPEGPDPSAALVPTASPPADDVRAEATALLPVARLTGDAGEVREHLRPGGTPSRLVLLGVGAGDEQGWRSAGAALARAAKDETHITVALPADAAAALRGLVEGLLLGSYRFRLTEAGGAPALAEVDVVVPDPDALTPILETARTTAELTRLARDLTNTPSSVKNPEWFAGQVAAAATGHPDLHLRVRGPEELAAEGFGGILAVGGGSASGPRLVELDWRPADARTHVVLVGKGITFDTGGISIKPVPAMKLMRKDMAGAAAVVAATLGAAALRLPVRVTTLAPLAENMVSGSAFRPGDIVRHYGGLTSESTNSDAEGRLVLADAMAYAVRELKPDLLVDLATLTGANAVALGKRHAALYSENDQLAADLLAAIDAAGERAWRMPLATDYVEYLGSELADLHSSPARGAGSVVAALFLREFTGDLRDHWVHLDMSAPSWSDDADAELAKGATGWGVRGLLRWLATLG; from the coding sequence GTGCTGGCCATCCGTCTGGTGACCGGGCCGGAGCGGCCCGACACCCTCGTCCTGCCCGTTCGTCCCGAAGGGCCGGACCCTTCGGCCGCCCTGGTCCCGACCGCCTCGCCACCCGCCGACGACGTCCGGGCCGAGGCGACCGCGCTGCTCCCGGTCGCCCGGCTGACCGGCGACGCGGGCGAGGTCCGGGAGCACCTGCGCCCCGGCGGCACGCCGTCCCGGCTGGTGCTGCTCGGCGTCGGTGCCGGCGACGAGCAGGGCTGGCGAAGCGCGGGCGCGGCGCTGGCCCGCGCCGCCAAGGATGAGACGCACATCACGGTGGCGCTCCCGGCCGACGCCGCGGCGGCGCTGCGCGGCCTGGTCGAAGGGCTGCTGCTCGGGTCGTACCGGTTCCGGCTGACCGAGGCCGGCGGGGCGCCGGCACTGGCCGAGGTGGACGTGGTGGTCCCCGACCCCGACGCCCTCACCCCGATCCTGGAGACGGCGCGGACCACCGCCGAGCTGACCCGGCTGGCCCGCGACCTCACCAACACCCCCTCCTCGGTCAAGAACCCGGAGTGGTTCGCCGGGCAGGTCGCGGCCGCGGCGACCGGCCACCCCGACCTGCACCTGCGGGTACGCGGTCCCGAGGAGCTGGCCGCCGAGGGCTTCGGCGGCATCCTGGCCGTCGGCGGTGGCTCCGCCAGCGGCCCCCGCCTGGTCGAGCTGGACTGGCGGCCGGCGGACGCGCGTACCCACGTGGTGCTGGTCGGCAAGGGGATCACCTTCGACACCGGCGGCATCTCCATCAAGCCGGTGCCGGCCATGAAGCTGATGCGCAAGGACATGGCCGGGGCCGCCGCTGTGGTGGCCGCGACCCTGGGCGCCGCCGCGCTGCGGCTGCCCGTCCGGGTCACCACGCTCGCGCCGCTCGCCGAGAACATGGTCAGCGGCTCGGCCTTCCGCCCCGGCGACATCGTCCGCCACTACGGCGGCCTGACCAGCGAGTCCACCAACTCCGACGCCGAGGGTCGGCTGGTGCTCGCCGACGCCATGGCGTACGCGGTGCGCGAGCTCAAGCCCGACCTGCTGGTCGACCTGGCCACCCTGACCGGTGCGAACGCGGTGGCACTCGGCAAGCGGCACGCCGCTCTCTACAGCGAGAACGACCAGCTCGCCGCCGACCTGCTGGCGGCCATCGACGCAGCCGGCGAGCGGGCCTGGCGGATGCCGCTCGCCACCGACTACGTGGAATACCTGGGCAGCGAGCTCGCCGACCTGCACAGCTCCCCGGCCCGGGGCGCCGGTTCGGTGGTGGCCGCGCTGTTCCTCCGCGAGTTCACCGGCGACCTGCGGGACCACTGGGTGCACCTGGACATGTCCGCCCCCTCCTGGTCCGACGACGCGGATGCCGAGCTGGCCAAGGGCGCCACCGGCTGGGGCGTACGCGGGCTGCTGCGCTGGCTGGCGACGCTGGGCTGA
- a CDS encoding DUF3117 domain-containing protein: MAAMKPRTGDGPLEVTKEGRGIVMRVPLEGGGRLVVEMTPDEATALGDALKAAAG, encoded by the coding sequence ATGGCGGCGATGAAGCCGCGGACGGGCGACGGTCCGCTGGAAGTCACCAAGGAGGGCCGGGGCATCGTCATGCGGGTCCCGCTGGAGGGTGGTGGCCGGCTCGTCGTCGAGATGACTCCCGACGAGGCCACCGCGCTGGGTGACGCGCTGAAGGCGGCCGCCGGCTGA
- a CDS encoding PaaX family transcriptional regulator, translated as MQARSALFDLYGDHLRARGGRAPVAALVKLLAPLGIAPPAVRTAVSRMVRQGWLEPLRLVSGPGYSITPKAARRLDEAATRIYRTGRHSWDGRFDLLVLEAPASRRERQRLAANLTFLGYGTLDDCTLVATRPGEDVDVLLAEAGVRYERFTAAHAAGTPGAMGVVRRAWDLAEIGRAYERFVAEQKPLLSGVTVRSSDEDAYAARFRLVHAWRTFLFRDPQLPPALLPERWPGTSAASFFDRHAARLRPAADRYVEQCLDASNRLARQKGR; from the coding sequence ATGCAGGCACGGTCGGCACTCTTCGACCTGTACGGCGACCACCTCCGCGCCAGGGGTGGGCGCGCACCGGTCGCCGCCCTGGTCAAGCTGTTGGCACCGCTCGGGATCGCCCCTCCGGCGGTACGCACCGCCGTCTCCCGGATGGTCCGCCAGGGCTGGCTCGAACCCCTCCGGCTGGTCTCCGGACCGGGCTATTCGATCACACCAAAGGCGGCCCGACGACTCGACGAGGCAGCCACCCGGATCTACCGGACCGGCCGGCACAGCTGGGACGGCCGCTTCGATCTGCTGGTGCTGGAGGCCCCCGCCTCCCGCCGGGAACGGCAGCGGCTCGCCGCCAACCTGACCTTCCTCGGCTACGGCACACTCGACGACTGCACCTTGGTCGCCACCCGGCCGGGCGAGGACGTGGACGTCCTGCTCGCCGAGGCGGGCGTCCGCTACGAGCGGTTCACCGCCGCGCACGCCGCCGGCACCCCCGGTGCCATGGGCGTGGTCCGCCGCGCCTGGGACCTGGCCGAGATCGGCCGGGCGTACGAGCGGTTCGTCGCCGAGCAGAAGCCGCTCCTCTCCGGCGTCACGGTGCGCAGCAGCGACGAGGACGCGTACGCGGCCCGGTTCCGGCTCGTGCACGCGTGGCGTACGTTCCTCTTCCGGGACCCGCAGCTGCCCCCGGCGCTGCTCCCCGAGCGCTGGCCGGGCACCAGCGCGGCCAGTTTCTTCGACCGGCACGCGGCCCGGCTCCGGCCGGCCGCCGACCGGTACGTCGAGCAGTGCCTCGACGCCAGCAACCGCCTCGCCCGACAGAAGGGTCGTTAG
- a CDS encoding enoyl-CoA hydratase-related protein — MTEPLLVDRTDAVVTLTLNRPTAMNSLDVALKEALRDTLAELETDRSCRAVVLAGAGGAFSAGQDLREHVQTLESADTDPLGTVRAHYNPIAARLANLPKPVVAAVRGMAAGAGASLAFLADFRIGGPKTKFLMAFAGVGLAADTGASWTLPRLVGHAKAVELLMLAEPVGAEEACRLGLLTRLVADDEQVLPAAQELAARLAAGPTVAYGAIKRQLSIADAGTLADALAAEAQAQSICGATADHKAATMAFVNKQKPTFEGR, encoded by the coding sequence GTGACCGAGCCGCTGCTCGTCGACCGCACCGACGCCGTCGTCACCCTGACGCTGAACCGCCCGACGGCGATGAACTCGCTCGACGTGGCGCTCAAGGAGGCGCTCCGGGACACCCTCGCCGAGCTGGAGACCGACCGCTCGTGCCGGGCGGTCGTGCTGGCCGGCGCGGGCGGCGCGTTCAGCGCCGGGCAGGACCTGCGGGAGCACGTGCAGACCCTCGAGTCCGCCGACACCGACCCGCTCGGCACCGTGCGGGCCCACTACAACCCGATCGCCGCCCGGCTGGCCAACCTGCCCAAGCCGGTGGTCGCCGCGGTCCGGGGCATGGCCGCCGGGGCCGGCGCCTCGCTGGCGTTCCTCGCCGACTTCCGGATCGGCGGCCCGAAGACGAAGTTCCTGATGGCCTTCGCCGGGGTCGGGCTCGCTGCCGACACCGGCGCCTCCTGGACGCTGCCCCGGCTGGTCGGCCACGCCAAGGCCGTCGAGCTGCTGATGCTCGCCGAGCCGGTGGGTGCCGAGGAGGCCTGCCGGCTGGGCCTGCTGACCCGGCTGGTGGCGGACGACGAGCAGGTGCTGCCGGCCGCGCAGGAGCTGGCCGCCCGGCTGGCCGCCGGCCCGACCGTCGCCTACGGGGCGATCAAGCGGCAGCTCTCCATCGCCGACGCCGGCACCCTGGCCGACGCCCTCGCGGCCGAGGCGCAGGCGCAGTCGATCTGCGGCGCCACCGCCGACCACAAGGCCGCCACCATGGCCTTCGTCAACAAGCAGAAGCCCACCTTCGAGGGCCGCTGA
- a CDS encoding SDR family NAD(P)-dependent oxidoreductase, protein MRFQDKVAFITGGASGLGAAAARRFAAEGARVVVADIDAEGAEGVAAGLPDGYAVTLDTGDAAAVEQAFADAVRRYDRVDVIFNNAGIDGRQQPLHEMDVENWEKVRRVNGDGVFFVLRFGIQALLRGGGGAVVNTSSTTALAAQENISPYTFTKAGIVGLTRSAAIEYAARGIRVNAVAPTVVLTPLVEHFIDSAPDPALMRRQMESFNPKPGIPTPDDVAGVVAFLASDDAAWITGHTIPVDGGYVAR, encoded by the coding sequence ATGCGGTTCCAGGACAAGGTCGCGTTCATCACCGGTGGGGCGTCCGGGCTCGGTGCGGCGGCGGCCCGACGGTTCGCGGCCGAGGGCGCCCGGGTGGTGGTGGCCGACATCGACGCCGAGGGCGCCGAGGGGGTGGCCGCCGGCCTGCCCGACGGGTACGCGGTGACGCTGGACACCGGCGACGCCGCCGCCGTCGAGCAGGCCTTCGCCGACGCCGTGCGGCGCTACGACCGGGTCGACGTCATCTTCAACAACGCCGGGATCGACGGCCGGCAGCAGCCGCTGCACGAGATGGACGTGGAGAACTGGGAGAAGGTCCGGCGGGTCAACGGCGACGGCGTCTTCTTCGTCCTGCGCTTCGGCATCCAGGCGTTGCTGCGCGGGGGCGGGGGCGCGGTGGTCAACACGTCGTCGACCACCGCGCTGGCCGCCCAGGAGAACATCTCCCCGTACACCTTCACCAAGGCCGGCATCGTCGGCCTGACCCGTTCCGCGGCGATCGAGTACGCGGCGCGTGGCATCCGGGTCAACGCGGTCGCCCCGACCGTGGTGCTGACCCCGCTGGTGGAGCACTTCATCGACAGTGCGCCGGACCCGGCGCTGATGCGCCGGCAGATGGAGTCGTTCAACCCGAAGCCGGGCATCCCCACCCCGGACGACGTGGCCGGAGTGGTGGCCTTCCTCGCCTCCGACGACGCGGCCTGGATCACCGGGCACACCATCCCGGTCGACGGCGGCTACGTCGCCCGCTGA
- a CDS encoding DNA-3-methyladenine glycosylase I — protein MTDLVTGADGLARCAWGASTPDYAVYHDEEWGRPLRGDDALYERLTLEAFQSGLSWLTILRKRPAFRLAFDEFRIEKVAGYGEADIARLLADAGIVRNRAKVEAAIANARAALELPDGLSALLWSYAPAPRAARPRSFAEVPALTPESTGLAKTLKKRGFRFVGPTTAYALMQATGMVDDHLAGCHATRGPAGA, from the coding sequence GTGACTGACCTGGTGACCGGCGCCGACGGGCTGGCCCGCTGCGCCTGGGGGGCGAGCACCCCGGACTACGCCGTCTACCACGACGAGGAGTGGGGCCGGCCGTTGCGCGGCGACGACGCGCTCTACGAGCGGCTGACCCTGGAGGCGTTCCAGTCGGGCCTCTCCTGGCTGACGATCCTGCGCAAGCGGCCCGCGTTCCGACTCGCCTTCGACGAGTTCCGGATCGAGAAGGTCGCCGGCTACGGCGAGGCCGACATCGCCCGGCTGCTGGCCGACGCCGGGATCGTCCGCAACCGGGCCAAGGTCGAGGCCGCCATCGCCAACGCCCGGGCCGCCCTGGAGCTGCCCGACGGCCTCTCCGCGCTGCTCTGGTCGTACGCGCCGGCGCCCCGGGCGGCCCGGCCCCGGTCGTTCGCGGAGGTGCCGGCGCTCACCCCGGAGTCCACCGGGCTGGCCAAGACCCTCAAGAAGCGCGGTTTCCGCTTCGTCGGCCCGACCACGGCGTATGCGCTTATGCAGGCCACCGGCATGGTGGACGACCACCTCGCCGGCTGCCACGCGACCCGGGGCCCGGCCGGGGCGTGA
- a CDS encoding SRPBCC family protein, translating to MTGPEGADGLAEAAQPGAGEVTATVIVNAPAERVFAALTDWERQSDWIPFTTVRMVEGNGGEGSLVEAVTTLGPAVVRDEMRVVRVDAPYEVGVVHCGKLLRGPGVLRCTPLDRDRTQVVWHEWFHLPVGPAGRVAWPVLWPGSKFGLTQALRKFARLVEQGRLP from the coding sequence GTGACCGGGCCGGAGGGCGCGGACGGCCTCGCCGAGGCGGCCCAACCCGGTGCCGGCGAGGTCACCGCGACGGTGATCGTCAACGCGCCGGCCGAGCGGGTCTTCGCGGCGCTGACCGACTGGGAGCGGCAGTCCGACTGGATTCCGTTCACCACCGTCCGGATGGTCGAGGGGAACGGCGGCGAGGGGAGCCTGGTCGAGGCGGTCACCACGCTCGGCCCGGCCGTGGTGCGGGACGAGATGCGGGTGGTCCGGGTGGACGCGCCGTACGAGGTCGGCGTGGTGCACTGCGGCAAGCTGCTGCGCGGCCCCGGCGTCCTGCGCTGCACCCCGCTGGACCGGGATCGGACCCAGGTGGTCTGGCACGAGTGGTTCCACCTGCCCGTTGGGCCGGCCGGCCGGGTGGCCTGGCCGGTGCTCTGGCCCGGCTCGAAGTTCGGCCTGACCCAGGCGCTGCGGAAGTTCGCCCGGCTGGTGGAGCAGGGCCGGCTGCCCTGA
- a CDS encoding DivIVA domain-containing protein — protein sequence MGEVLLLLVVALTVAAVVFGVTVLVSGRDPGLVPTEPDGRAVPLPGSRPLRESDIAEVRFDTGLRGYRMAQVDQAMRRAAYDIGYKSELIGVLEAEIAALREGRTEEADALRRAREEAAGTAPAADTATDRVNPGTDGSTADTGTADAPSTGTPANALTAEAGVAEAPAAAAVEDVAPLPSPEAPTPAAPVAPVAAPVDQPASDAALRPPADPTTGHANGAAGRAGGDRERGPVVRSESA from the coding sequence ATGGGTGAGGTTCTGCTCCTCTTGGTCGTCGCGCTGACCGTGGCGGCGGTGGTGTTCGGGGTGACGGTGCTGGTCTCCGGGCGGGATCCGGGCCTGGTGCCGACCGAGCCGGACGGGCGAGCCGTGCCCCTGCCGGGCAGCCGCCCGCTGCGCGAGTCGGACATCGCCGAGGTGCGCTTCGACACCGGGCTGCGCGGCTACCGGATGGCCCAGGTCGACCAGGCGATGCGCCGGGCCGCGTACGACATCGGCTACAAGTCGGAGCTGATCGGCGTGCTCGAGGCCGAGATCGCCGCGCTCCGCGAGGGCCGCACGGAGGAGGCCGACGCGCTGCGCCGCGCCCGCGAGGAGGCCGCCGGGACCGCGCCGGCCGCCGACACCGCGACCGACCGGGTCAACCCGGGCACCGACGGGTCGACCGCCGACACCGGGACCGCCGACGCGCCGTCCACCGGGACGCCGGCCAACGCGCTCACCGCCGAGGCCGGCGTGGCGGAGGCACCCGCCGCCGCGGCCGTCGAGGACGTGGCGCCGCTGCCGAGCCCCGAGGCTCCGACCCCGGCCGCCCCGGTGGCCCCGGTCGCGGCGCCGGTGGACCAGCCGGCGAGCGACGCCGCCCTCCGGCCGCCCGCCGATCCCACGACGGGCCACGCCAACGGCGCCGCCGGCCGGGCCGGCGGCGACCGGGAACGCGGCCCGGTGGTCCGCTCGGAGTCGGCGTGA
- the folP gene encoding dihydropteroate synthase → MAGALRLGGRTFSPGELVVMAIVNRTPDSFFDRGATFAQDSALRAVERAVAEGAEIIDIGGVKAGPGDEVDVAEEIRRTVDTIAAVRAAFPDVIISIDTWRAEVAVEAVAAGADLLNDTWSGADPALARVAAETGAGLVCSHAGGLTPRTRPHRAAFDDVVADVVATVTGLAERAVAVGVRPDGILIDPAHDFGKNTRHSLEITRRLGELTDTGWPLLVALSNKDFIGETLDLPVPERLEGTLAATAVSAWLGARVFRAHQVRETRRVLDMVASIRGDRPPTLTRRGLA, encoded by the coding sequence ATGGCCGGGGCGCTGCGGCTCGGTGGGCGGACCTTCTCCCCCGGTGAGCTGGTGGTGATGGCGATCGTCAACCGCACGCCGGACTCGTTCTTCGACCGGGGCGCCACCTTCGCCCAGGACAGCGCATTGCGCGCGGTGGAGCGGGCGGTGGCCGAGGGCGCGGAGATCATCGACATCGGCGGCGTGAAGGCCGGCCCGGGCGACGAGGTCGACGTGGCCGAGGAGATCCGCCGGACGGTGGACACCATCGCCGCGGTCCGGGCCGCCTTCCCGGACGTGATCATCTCGATCGACACCTGGCGGGCCGAGGTGGCGGTGGAGGCGGTGGCGGCCGGCGCCGACCTGCTCAACGACACCTGGTCGGGGGCGGACCCGGCGCTGGCCCGGGTCGCCGCGGAGACCGGCGCCGGGCTGGTCTGCTCGCACGCGGGCGGGCTCACCCCGCGTACCCGGCCGCACCGGGCCGCGTTCGACGACGTGGTCGCCGACGTGGTGGCGACGGTGACCGGGCTCGCCGAGCGCGCGGTCGCCGTCGGCGTACGCCCGGACGGGATCCTGATCGACCCGGCGCACGACTTCGGCAAGAACACCCGCCACTCGCTGGAGATCACCCGGCGGCTGGGTGAACTCACCGACACCGGGTGGCCACTGCTGGTCGCCCTGTCGAACAAGGACTTCATCGGCGAGACGCTGGACCTGCCGGTGCCGGAGCGGCTCGAGGGCACCCTCGCCGCCACCGCCGTGTCGGCCTGGCTGGGCGCCCGGGTGTTCCGCGCCCACCAGGTACGCGAGACCCGCCGGGTGCTCGACATGGTCGCCTCGATCCGGGGTGACCGGCCGCCGACGCTGACCCGGCGCGGCCTGGCCTGA
- the ndhC gene encoding NADH-quinone oxidoreductase subunit A, whose translation MTGYLGSYATLGLLLLAAVLFFVTAFSANRVLRPDRPADPWGKRASYECGLDPVGGDWAQMQIRYYVYAYLYVLFAVEAVFLFPWALVFDRPGFGVTTVVEMAVFVAVVALGILYAWRKNILRWT comes from the coding sequence GTGACCGGTTACCTCGGCTCGTACGCCACGCTCGGTCTCCTGCTGCTCGCCGCCGTCCTCTTCTTCGTTACTGCGTTCTCGGCCAATCGGGTGTTACGTCCTGACCGTCCGGCCGATCCCTGGGGCAAGCGGGCCAGCTACGAGTGCGGCCTCGACCCGGTCGGCGGCGACTGGGCGCAGATGCAGATCCGGTACTACGTGTACGCGTACCTCTACGTGCTCTTCGCGGTCGAGGCCGTGTTCCTCTTCCCCTGGGCGCTGGTCTTCGACCGGCCCGGGTTCGGCGTGACCACCGTGGTGGAGATGGCGGTCTTCGTCGCCGTGGTGGCGCTCGGCATCCTCTACGCCTGGCGCAAGAACATCCTCCGCTGGACCTGA